Proteins encoded within one genomic window of Halorussus salilacus:
- the nucS gene encoding endonuclease NucS, which produces MVVERLDAPDPETLVSEAKAAVRDGAVLTVEARCEVEYEGRTSGYLGPGDRLLVAKPDGTFLVHQPTGHKPVNWMPGGGSVSARVSEGAAHGAAEAASGDEPRVAVLLARRTNPNERVEVRISEAYGLTRFDATDGATYEESGTEAEMHEYIEANPEVLEAGLRIVEHERETKYGFIDFFARDEDGVPVVVEVKRIQATLSHFDQLRRYVSLYEESETPEESPGGGVTAGEDVRGMLVAPSASERVKRACRDSGLEFVGLSEFGTDAKGSTEAKLTDF; this is translated from the coding sequence ATGGTGGTCGAGAGACTCGACGCGCCCGACCCCGAGACCCTCGTCAGCGAGGCGAAGGCGGCGGTCCGGGACGGCGCGGTGCTGACCGTGGAGGCTCGCTGTGAAGTCGAGTACGAGGGCCGCACCAGCGGCTACCTCGGGCCGGGCGACCGACTGCTGGTCGCCAAGCCCGACGGGACGTTCCTCGTCCACCAGCCGACCGGTCACAAGCCGGTCAACTGGATGCCCGGCGGCGGGAGCGTCTCCGCGCGGGTGAGCGAGGGCGCGGCGCACGGCGCCGCGGAAGCCGCGAGCGGTGACGAACCCCGAGTGGCCGTCCTGCTCGCGCGCCGGACGAACCCCAACGAGCGCGTGGAGGTCCGCATCAGCGAGGCGTACGGCCTGACGCGGTTCGACGCCACCGACGGCGCGACCTACGAGGAGTCGGGCACCGAAGCCGAGATGCACGAGTACATCGAGGCCAACCCCGAGGTGCTGGAGGCGGGCCTGCGAATCGTGGAACACGAGCGCGAGACCAAGTACGGCTTCATCGACTTCTTCGCGCGCGACGAGGACGGCGTCCCGGTGGTCGTGGAGGTCAAGCGCATCCAAGCGACGCTGAGCCACTTCGACCAGTTACGGCGGTACGTCTCCCTCTACGAAGAGAGCGAGACTCCGGAGGAGTCCCCCGGAGGCGGTGTAACCGCCGGAGAGGACGTTCGGGGCATGCTCGTCGCGCCCTCGGCGTCCGAGCGCGTCAAGCGCGCGTGCCGGGACAGCGGTCTGGAGTTCGTCGGCCTCTCGGAGTTCGGGACCGACGCGAAGGGGTCGACCGAGGCGAAGCTGACCGACTTCTAG
- a CDS encoding glycosyltransferase family 2 protein: MSPDAREEGLVSVVIPTFYRNDRLREALDSVVGQEYAPIETVVVDSSADATARSVVEEFEGVEYVPTERDEGPQAARSLGAERASGAYVQFLDDDDRLAPDKLRKQVPLLDPPVGVVYSGMVDEDRGELLPNPEVRGDVLEYALEMRTFPCINSTMLIDADVLAKILPLGHRHGADDTGTKIELALHTEFDFVNEPLVHRGRTDSSLSDSWAYLEGRKRVIETFADVYRRFPPRVRRRALRETHYQAGRKLIDEQGWSPRATAEFARAAYYTPDRRADYVGECLGSVLGRPGVRAADRLLS; this comes from the coding sequence ATGAGTCCGGACGCCCGCGAGGAGGGTCTCGTCTCGGTCGTGATTCCGACCTTCTACCGCAACGACCGCCTGCGCGAGGCGCTCGACAGCGTCGTCGGTCAGGAGTACGCCCCCATCGAGACCGTCGTGGTCGATAGCTCCGCAGACGCCACCGCGCGGTCGGTGGTCGAGGAGTTCGAGGGGGTCGAGTACGTGCCGACCGAGCGCGACGAGGGGCCGCAGGCCGCCAGAAGCCTCGGCGCGGAGCGCGCGAGCGGGGCGTACGTCCAGTTCCTCGACGACGACGACCGGCTCGCGCCCGACAAGCTTCGCAAGCAGGTCCCCCTGCTCGACCCCCCCGTCGGGGTGGTCTACTCCGGGATGGTGGACGAGGACCGGGGCGAACTCCTCCCGAACCCCGAGGTCCGGGGCGACGTGCTGGAGTACGCGCTGGAGATGCGGACGTTCCCCTGCATCAACTCCACGATGCTGATCGACGCCGACGTGCTGGCGAAGATTCTCCCGCTCGGCCACCGCCACGGGGCCGACGACACGGGCACGAAGATCGAACTCGCGCTCCACACGGAGTTCGACTTCGTGAACGAACCCCTCGTCCACCGCGGCCGGACCGACTCGTCGTTGTCGGACTCGTGGGCGTATCTGGAGGGTCGCAAGCGAGTGATAGAGACCTTCGCCGACGTGTATCGCCGATTTCCGCCGCGGGTCCGGCGGCGCGCGCTCCGGGAGACCCACTATCAGGCCGGGCGGAAGCTCATCGACGAACAGGGCTGGTCGCCGAGGGCGACCGCCGAGTTCGCCCGCGCGGCGTACTACACCCCCGACCGCCGGGCCGACTACGTCGGCGAGTGCCTCGGGTCGGTGCTGGGTCGGCCGGGCGTGCGCGCGGCCGACCGACTGCTGTCTTGA
- a CDS encoding AAA family ATPase, producing the protein MTDSLVVVCGLPGVGKTTVAETIADRVDGRLLRTDVVRKEILTDPDYTEEESRMVYDELFGRARATIEGGDSVVLDGTFQDEERREKAASLSEVLDAEFRLVKVECDVGVVKKRIRSREGDESDADFEVHEMYRETFDPLARDHVTVDNSDGLESTLRQVDEHFPTSATAVGDASV; encoded by the coding sequence ATGACCGACTCGCTGGTCGTGGTGTGCGGGCTGCCCGGCGTCGGCAAGACCACCGTCGCCGAGACCATCGCCGACCGCGTCGACGGCCGACTCCTCCGGACCGACGTGGTCCGCAAGGAGATACTCACCGACCCCGACTACACCGAGGAGGAGTCCCGGATGGTGTACGACGAACTGTTCGGCCGCGCGCGTGCGACCATCGAGGGCGGTGACAGCGTCGTCCTCGACGGCACGTTCCAGGACGAGGAACGCCGAGAGAAGGCGGCGTCCCTCTCGGAGGTCCTCGACGCGGAGTTCCGACTGGTCAAGGTCGAGTGCGACGTGGGCGTCGTGAAAAAGCGCATCCGGAGCCGCGAGGGCGACGAGAGCGACGCCGACTTCGAGGTCCACGAGATGTACCGCGAGACGTTCGACCCGCTCGCGCGCGACCACGTCACGGTCGACAACTCCGACGGCCTCGAATCGACCCTCCGGCAGGTCGACGAACACTTCCCGACGTCGGCGACCGCTGTGGGCGACGCCAGCGTCTGA